The Mytilus galloprovincialis chromosome 4, xbMytGall1.hap1.1, whole genome shotgun sequence genome contains a region encoding:
- the LOC143073114 gene encoding uncharacterized protein LOC143073114 — MAFSQSVRKSQVPVKCNLCENETIKWKCEDCGLLLCTNCRDTKHSKIKNAQNHKIIDIKLVGVHSEEVDFSNIKCKDHPGQLCCLFCTHCDSLVCPICIAKIHKKHDLIEISEGFNTKIERLKTEQSKIRTNRSKLVIKKVLLEQCKSRENEKYTKVIHTIQNHGKALKLAVDKYIEELENEVSENLKTIMHSIDTDLDVILRSMKETDDKNNETEELIKATDIDKFFREVVKIEKSIDIPVPKTQSSYNSIPTFVPGEITQSNVGILQSDDIPVELNVALNIISEYQTELLSHVSHIIPCPDKSIWINCNLDEKLMKVKPEGNNLKTISTFNLDVYGMAVLPSNDLLLSIKGSRLQQLNITTGKLTDTVYDVAPLASIAIHINSGNKVVVGGKNDKLGRRAVFVMNEKGDHETVYEHDQHNQPIFTYPNSITSTSNGNIHVVDRRPGSDRGRVVVLGQGGDVINTYTGHSKINKDTQFKPINIVTTPSDNVFVIDLETEVFHILNNIGELLTHFNAKDYAIILPFSLGFRSTGQLYIGCTRRGSISKEAKIYIVTLSGC; from the coding sequence ATGGCGTTCTCTCAATCAGTAAGAAAAAGTCAAGTACCAGTAAAATGTAACTTGTGTGAAAATGAGACAATTAAATGGAAATGTGAAGACTGTGGTTTATTATTGTGTACTAACTGTAGGGatacaaaacattcaaaaattaaaaatgcacaaaatcataaGATTATTGACATTAAGCTAGTAGGTGTGCATTCTGAAGAAGTGGATTTTTCGAACATCAAGTGCAAAGACCACCCTGGACAGTTGTGCTGTCTCTTTTGCACTCATTGTGACAGTTTAGTTTGTCCAATATGCATTGCTAAAATTCACAAAAAGCATGATTTAATCGAAATCAGTGAGGGATTTAATACAAAAATAGAAAGACTAAAGACAGAACAAAGTAAAATTCGGACCAACAGAAGTAAACTGGTCATAAAGAAAGTACTTTTGGAACAATGTAAGTCTcgtgaaaatgaaaaatacactAAAGTAATACATACTATTCAAAATCATGGGAAAGCTTTAAAACTCGCAGTTGACAAATACATAGAAGAGCTAGAAAATGAAGTCAGTGAAAATCTTAAAACAATAATGCATTCAATTGACACTGATCTTGATGTAATATTAAGATCAATGAAAGAGACTGATGACAAAAACAACGAAACAGAAGAACTCATTAAGGCAACAGATATTGACAAGTTTTTTCGTGAAGTTGTCAAAATAGAGAAATCGATAGATATACCAGTACCAAAAACCCAGTCATCATACAATTCTATTCCAACATTTGTTCCAGGGGAGATCACTCAGTCTAATGTTGGAATATTACAAAGTGACGACATTCCAGTAGAATTAAATGTTGCTCTCAATATCATTTCAGAATATCAAACTGAACTATTAAGCCATGTATCACATATAATTCCATGTCCTGACAAGTCAATCTGGATAAATTGTAATTTAGATGAAAAGTTAATGAAAGTTAAACCAGAAGGAAACAATCTGAAAACTATATCTACTTTCAACCTTGATGTCTATGGTATGGCAGTACTTCCATCTAATGATCTTCTCCTGTCCATAAAGGGATCCAGACTACAACAACTCAATATTACCACCGGTAAACTGACAGATACTGTATATGATGTGGCCCCTTTAGCTTCTATAGCCATTCACATCAACAGTGGTAATAAAGTAGTTGTAGGAGGTAAAAATGATAAACTAGGAAGAAGAGCTGTGTTTGTGATGAATGAGAAGGGAGACCATGAGACTGTGTATGAACATGATCAACATAATCAACCTATCTTTACCTATCCCAATAGTATAACCAGTACAAGTAATGGTAATATACATGTGGTAGATCGTAGACCGGGTAGTGACAGAGGAAGAGTGGTGGTGTTAGGACAGGGAGGGGATGTTATCAATACATATACAGGACATTCAAAAATAAACAAGGATACACAATTCAAACCAATCAATATAGTCACAACACCATCTGACAATGTTTTTGTAATCGATTTAGAAACTGAGGTGTTTCACATTTTAAACAATATTGGAGAACTATTGACTCATTTCAATGCCAAAGATTATGCAATAATCCTTCCATTCTCCCTTGGCTTTAGATCAACAGGACAACTCTATATAGGATGTACAAGACGTGGAAGTATATCAAAGGAGGCAAAGATATATATAGTGACATTATCAGGGTGTTAA